The proteins below are encoded in one region of Peromyscus eremicus chromosome 10, PerEre_H2_v1, whole genome shotgun sequence:
- the LOC131920458 gene encoding THO complex subunit 2-like, which yields MAMASATVVVPAEWIKNWEKSGRGEFLRLCRILSESKSRDTLACRDFQQALYELSDHVIKGTLKPEQASNVLSDISEFREDIPLILADIFCILDIETNCLEEKSKRDHFTQLVLAYDKVEKAPDNQKLGLLEALLTIGDWQHAQSIMDRMPPYYAASHKVIALAICNLIHVTIEPLYRRVGVPKGAKGSPVNALQSKKSPKQAESFEDLRRDVFSMFCYLGPHLSHDPILFAKVVRIGKSFMKEFQSDGKQENKEKMEVIFSCLLSVTDQVLLPSLSLMDCNACMSEELWGMFKTFPYQHRYRLYGQWKNETYHNHPLLVKVKAHTVDRAKYIMKRLTKENVKPSGRQIGKLSHSNPTILFDYVLSQIQKYDNLITPVVDSLKYLTALNYDVLAYCIIEALANPEKERMKHDDTTISSWLQSLASFCGAVFRKYPIDLAGLLQYVANQLKAGKSFDLLILKEVVQKMAGIEVTEEMTMEQLEAMTGGEQLKAEGGYFGQIRNTKKSSQRLKDALLDHDLALPLCLLMAQQRNGVIFQEGGEKHLKLVGKLYDQCHDTLVQFGGFLASNLSTDDYIKRVPSIDVLCNEFHTPHDAAFFLSRPMYAHHISSKYDELKKSEKGSKQQHKVHKYITSCEMVMAPVHEAVVSLHFSKVWEDISPQFYTTFWSLTMYDLAVPHTSYEREVNKLKIQMKAIDDNQEMPLNKKKKEKERCTALQDKLLEEEKKQMEHVQRVLQRLKLEKDNWLLAKSTKNETITKFLQLCIFPRCIFSAIDSVYCAHFVELVHQQKTPNFSTLLCYDRVFSDIIYMVASFTENEASRYGRFLCCMLETVTRWHSDRSTYEKECGNYPGFLTILRATGFDGGNKADQLDYENFRHVVHKWHYKLTKASVHCLETGEYTHIRNILIVLTKILPWYPKVLNLGQALERRVHKICQEEKEKKPDLYALAMVYSGQLKSRKTYMIPENEFHHKDPPPRNAATSVQNGPCSGLPSSIGSTSKSDESSIEEADKSRERSQCGVKAVNKASSAIPKGNSNNGISGSNTKAVKENDKEKGKEKEKEKKEKPPAVIPEARVLGKDNKEKPKEEQPSKDEKIRDTKERMPKSDKDKEKLKKEEKAKDEKFRIIVPNVESKSTQEREKEKEPSRERDLAKEMKSKETVKGGEKTPVSGSLKSPVSRTDTAEPEREKRRKVDSHPSPSHSSTIKDSLVKLKESSAKLYINHTLPPLCKSKERETDKKDLDKSRERSREREKKDEKDRKERKRDYSNNDREVPLDLIKRRKDENGILAVSKHKSEIPCESPYPNEKDKEKNKSKSSGKEKGDSFKPEKMDKISSGKKESGHDKEKVEKKEKWDSSGDKEEKKHHKSSDKHR from the exons ATGGCGATGGCCTCAGCAACTGTGGTGGTTCCCGCAGAGTGGATCAAGAActgggagaaatctgggagaggcgAGTTTTTGCGTTTATGCCGGATTCTCAGTGAAAGCAAAAGCCGTGATACTTTGGCTTGTAGAGATTTCCAACAAGCTCTCTATGAATTGTCAGACCATGTCATTAAAGGAACTTTAAAGCCTGAACAGGCATCAAATGTTCTTAGTGACATCAGTGAATTTCGTGAAGATATCCCGCTTATTCTTGCTGATATATTCTGCATATTAGACATTGAGACGAATTGTTTAGAAGAAAAAAGCAAGAGAGATCACTTTACACAATTGGTATTAGCAT ATGATAAAGTAGAGAAGGCACCTGACAATCAAAAACTTGGTTTGTTGGAAGCCTTGTTAACTATTGGTGattggcagcatgcacagagtaTTATGGATCGGATGCCTCCGTACTATGCAGCATCACATAAAGTAATAGCCCTTGCTATTTGCAATCTTATACACGTAACTATTGAACCTCTTTACCGAAGAGTTGGTGTTCCTAAAGGTGCTAAAGGCTCACCTGTCAATGCTTTACAAAGCAAGAAGTCACCAAAGCAGGCAGAGAGCTTTGAGGACTTAAGGAGAGACGTATTCAGTATGTTCTGTTATCTTGGTCCTCACCTTTCCCATGATCCCATCTTATTTGCAAAGGTTGTGCGCATAGGCAAGTCATTTATGAAGGAATTTCAGTCTGAtgggaaacaagaaaataaagagaaaatggaagTTATCTTTAGTTGTTTGCTTAGTGTTACTGATCAGGTACTGCTTCCGTCTCTTTCTTTGATGGATTGCAATGCGTGTATGTCAGAGGAACTATGGGGAATGTTTAAGACATTTCCTTATCAGCATAGATACCGCTTATATGGCCAGTGGAAGAATGAGACTTACCACAATCACCCACTTTTAGTAAAAGTTAAAGCCCATACAGTAGACAGAGCCAAGTACATCATGAAGCGTCTAACCAAGGAAAACGTGAAGCCTTCAGGAAGACAGATTGGGAAACTGAGCCACAGCAATCCAACCATTTTGTTTGATTATGTCTTGTCACAAATACAGAAGTATGATAACTTAATAACACCTGTGGTAGACTCATTGAAGTATCTCACTGCGTTGAATTATGATGTTTTGGCCTACTGTATCATCGAGGCATTAGCTaatccagaaaaagaaagaatgaaacatgACGACACAACCATCTCAAGCTGGCTTCAGAGTCTGGCTAGTTTCTGTGGTGCGGTTTTTCGTAAATACCCAATTGATCTTGCTGGTCTTCTTCAGTATGTAGCCAATCAATTAAAGGCAGGCAAAAGTTTTGACCTGCTTATATTGAAAGAAGTGGTTCAAAAGATGGCAGGAATAGAAGTTACAGAAGAAATGACAATGGAGCAGCTAGAGGCTATGACTGGTGGGGAGCAGCTGAAAGCGGAGGGTGGATATTTTGGCCAGATAAGAAACACTAAAAAATCCTCTCAGAGATTGAAGGATGCACTACTAGACCATGATCTTGCCCTTCCTCTTTGTTTGCTTATGGCTCAGCAGAGGAATGGGGTGATCTTTCAGGAAGGTGGAGAGAAACATTTGAAACTTGTAGGAAAGCTGTATGACCAGTGTCATGATACTTTGGTACAGTTTGGTGGATTTTTAGCATCAAATTTAAGCACAGATGACTACATAAAGAGAGTACCTTCAATTGATGTGCTTTGTAATGAATTTCATACACCCCATGATGCAGCATTTTTTCTGTCTCGGCCAATGTATGCACACCATATTTCATCTAAGTATGATGAACTTAAGAAATCAGAAAAGGGAAGTAAACAGCAACATAAAGTTCATAAGTACATTACATCATGTGAGATGGTGATGGCTCCTGTCCATGAAGCAGTGGTCTCCTTACACTTTTCCAAAGTCTGGGAAGACATCAGCCCTCAGTTCTATACCACATTCTGGTCTCTCACAATGTATGACCTTGCAGTTCCACACACCAGCTATGAACGAGAGGTCAATAAACTCAAGATCCAGATGAAAGCAATTGACGACAATCAAGAAATGCctctgaataaaaagaaaaaagagaaagagcgcTGTACTGCCCTCCAGGACAAGCttcttgaagaagaaaagaaacagatggaGCATGTACAGCGAGTGCTACAGAGACTGAAATTGGAAAAGGACAACTGGCTCTTAGCAAAATCCACTAAAAATGAGACCATCACGAAGTTTCTCCAGTTGTGTATATTTCCTCGATGTATTTTTTCAGCAATTGATTCTGTTTACTGTGCTCATTTTGTTGAGTTGGTCCATCAACAAAAGACTCCAAATTTCTCCACACTTCTCTGCTATGACCGAGTTTTTTCTGACATAATTTACATGGTTGCTAGCTTTACTGAAAATGAAGCTAGTCGATACGGGAGATTTCTTTGCTGCATGTTAGAGACTGTGACTCGGTGGCATAGCGACAGATCCACCTATGAGAAGGAATGTGGAAACTATCCAGGATTCCTTACTATATTACGAGCAACTGGATTTGATGGTGGAAATAAAGCTGATCAGTTAGATTATGAGAATTTTCGACATGTTGTACATAAATGGCATTATAAACTAACCAAGGCATCGGTACATTGCCTTGAGACGGGTGAATATACTCATATCAGGAATATCTTGATTGTGCTAACAAAAATACTGCCATGGTACCCCAAAGTTTTAAATCTGGGTCAGGCTTTGGAAAGAAGAGTGCATAAGATCTgccaagaagagaaagaaaagaagccagacCTGTATGCACTAGCAATGGTCTACTCTGGGCAGCTGAAAAGCAGAAAGACATACATGATACCTGAAAATGAATTTCATCACAAAGATCCTCCTCCAAGAAATGCTGCTACAAGTGTACAAAATGGGCCTTGTAGTGGGCTGCCATCATCCATAGGAAGTACATCTAAGTCAGATGAGAGCAGTATTGAAGAGGCTGACAAGTCACGGGAAAGGTCTCAGTGTGGTGTGAAAGCTGTTAATAAAGCTTCTAGCGCCATACCAAAAGGGAATTCAAATAATGGAATTAGTGGCTCTAACACCAAAGCTGTTAaggaaaatgacaaagaaaaggggaaagagaaagaaaaagagaaaaaagagaagccCCCAGCTGTTATTCCAGAGGCTAGGGTACTTGGtaaagacaataaagaaaaacCCAAGGAAGAGCAGCCAAGTAAAGATGAGAAAATAAGAGATACCAAGGAAAGAATGCCTAAATCTGACAAAGataaggaaaaattaaagaaagaggaaaaagctaAAGATGAGAAGTTCAGGATCATCGTCCCCAATGTAGAATCAAAATCCactcaagaaagagaaaaagagaaagaaccatCAAGAGAAAGAGATTtagcaaaggaaatgaaatcaaaagAAACTGTTAAAGGAGGGGAAAAAACACCAGTTTCTGGGTCCTTGAAATCCCCTGTTTCCCGAACAGATACTGCAGAGCCCGAAAGAGAAAAACGTCGAAAGGTTGATTCCCACCCTTCTCCATCCCATTCTTCCACAATAAAGGACAGTCTGGTCAAACTCAAGGAGTCTTCAGCAAAGCTCTACATCAACCACACTCTTCCGCCATTGTGCAAGAgtaaggagagagaaacagacaagaaagatTTGGACAAGTCAAGGGAAAgatccagagaaagagagaagaaagacgaAAAGGACAGGAAAGAGCGGAAAAGGGATTATTCAAACAATGACCGGGAAGTGCCCCTAGACTTAATCAAAAGGCGGAAGGATGAAAATGGAATATTGGCGGTTTCAAAACACAAAAGTGAAATTCCCTGTGAGTCTCCTTATCCAAAtgagaaagacaaggaaaaaaataagtcaaagtCCTCAGGCAAAGAAAAAGGTGATTCATTTAAACCTGAAAAGATGGATAAAATATCCAGTGGGAAAAAGGAGTCTGGACATGATAAAGAAAaggtagaaaagaaagagaaatgggacAGTTCTGgagataaggaagaaaagaagcatCATAAGTCCTCAGACAAGCACAGATAA